The following are encoded together in the Acidovorax sp. KKS102 genome:
- a CDS encoding TIGR00730 family Rossman fold protein, with protein sequence MAEPAFSVCVYCGSRPGDNPAYTQVAQAVGQWIGAHHGQLVYGGGRSGLMGTVAEATRLAGGRVVGVIPQALVDKELANRQCDELHIVQTMHERKAMMAERSDAFLALPGGIGTFEELFEVWTWRQLGYHDKPLGLLNVAGYYDGLLGFLQTSVASGFMGEWQMGLLHSGSDASELLQSLVEQAGTNARQIPLRSVI encoded by the coding sequence ATGGCTGAACCCGCTTTTTCTGTGTGCGTGTACTGCGGCTCGCGCCCCGGTGACAACCCGGCCTATACCCAGGTTGCGCAAGCGGTGGGCCAGTGGATTGGTGCGCACCACGGGCAACTGGTATACGGCGGCGGTCGCAGCGGCCTGATGGGCACCGTGGCCGAAGCCACGCGGCTGGCGGGTGGCCGGGTGGTGGGTGTGATCCCGCAGGCGCTGGTGGACAAGGAACTGGCCAACCGACAGTGCGACGAGTTGCACATCGTGCAGACCATGCACGAGCGCAAGGCCATGATGGCCGAGCGCAGCGATGCCTTTCTCGCCCTGCCCGGGGGCATTGGCACGTTTGAAGAACTGTTTGAGGTGTGGACCTGGCGCCAGCTGGGCTACCACGACAAGCCGCTGGGCCTGCTGAACGTGGCGGGCTACTACGACGGCCTGCTGGGTTTTCTGCAGACCAGCGTGGCCAGTGGCTTCATGGGCGAGTGGCAGATGGGCCTGCTGCACTCTGGCAGTGACGCCAGCGAGCTGCTGCAATCCCTGGTGGAACAGGCCGGCACCAATGCCCGCCAGATCCCGCTGCGCTCAGTGATCTGA
- a CDS encoding acetolactate synthase 3 catalytic subunit, giving the protein MEISKAEISSAAAASQGNASPASTSQDLMGAEILIKSLQAENVQYIWGYPGGAVLYIYDALYKQDSIQHVLVRHEQAAVHAADGYARATGEVGVALVTSGPGLTNAVTGIATAYMDSIPMVIISGQVPTPAIGLDAFQECDTVGITRPIVKHNFLVKDPRDLAATMKKAFHIARTGRPGPVVVDVPKDVSFKKVPYTGYPQTVEMRSYNPVRKGHGGQIRKALQLLLAAKRPYIYTGGGVLLGNATNELRTLVDMLGYPVTNTLMGLGAYPASDRKFLGMLGMHGTIEANNAMQNCDVLLAVGARFDDRVIGNPKHFAQNDRKIIHVDIDPSSISKRVKVDIPIVGDVKDVLTELISMIRESSTRPDAGALAAWWDTIEGWRKRECLKYSMGSGDVIKPQYVVETLWNMTKDGDTYITSDVGQHQMWAAQYYRFDEPRRWINSGGLGTMGVGIPYAMGIKLAKPQSEVFCITGEGSVQMNIQELSTCLQYNTPIKICSLNNRYLGMVRQWQEIEYSGRYSHSYMDALPNFVKLAEAYGHVGMLIERPQDVEPALREARKLKDRTVFMDFRTDPTENVFPMVQAGKGITEMLLGSEDL; this is encoded by the coding sequence ATGGAAATCTCCAAAGCTGAAATCTCTTCAGCAGCCGCTGCTTCGCAGGGCAACGCATCCCCCGCTTCCACATCTCAGGACCTCATGGGTGCCGAGATCCTCATCAAGTCGCTTCAGGCTGAGAACGTCCAGTACATCTGGGGCTATCCCGGTGGTGCGGTCCTGTACATCTATGACGCGCTGTACAAGCAAGACTCCATCCAGCACGTGCTGGTGCGCCACGAACAGGCGGCCGTGCATGCTGCGGACGGCTATGCCCGAGCCACAGGCGAGGTGGGCGTAGCGCTGGTGACCTCGGGCCCCGGTCTGACCAATGCCGTGACCGGCATCGCCACCGCATACATGGACTCGATCCCCATGGTGATCATCTCTGGCCAGGTGCCCACGCCCGCGATCGGGCTGGACGCCTTCCAGGAGTGCGACACGGTCGGCATCACCCGTCCCATCGTCAAGCACAACTTCCTCGTCAAGGACCCGCGCGATCTGGCCGCGACGATGAAAAAGGCCTTCCACATCGCACGCACCGGCCGCCCCGGCCCTGTGGTGGTGGACGTGCCCAAGGACGTGTCGTTCAAGAAAGTGCCATACACCGGCTACCCCCAGACGGTGGAAATGCGCTCGTACAACCCCGTGCGCAAAGGCCACGGTGGGCAGATCCGCAAGGCGCTGCAGCTGCTGCTGGCGGCCAAGCGCCCCTATATCTACACCGGCGGCGGCGTGTTGCTGGGCAATGCCACCAACGAGCTGCGAACGTTGGTGGACATGCTGGGCTACCCCGTCACCAACACGCTGATGGGCTTGGGCGCCTACCCTGCCAGCGACCGCAAGTTCCTGGGCATGCTGGGCATGCACGGCACCATCGAAGCCAACAACGCCATGCAGAACTGCGACGTGCTGCTGGCTGTGGGTGCCCGGTTTGACGACCGCGTGATCGGCAATCCCAAGCACTTTGCACAGAACGACCGCAAGATCATCCACGTTGATATCGATCCATCGAGCATCTCCAAGCGTGTGAAGGTGGACATTCCGATCGTCGGCGACGTGAAGGATGTGCTCACCGAGCTGATCTCCATGATCCGCGAGAGCAGCACCCGCCCCGATGCTGGTGCCCTGGCAGCCTGGTGGGACACCATCGAAGGCTGGCGCAAGCGTGAGTGCCTGAAGTACAGCATGGGCAGCGGCGACGTGATCAAGCCCCAGTACGTGGTCGAAACGCTGTGGAACATGACCAAGGATGGTGATACCTACATCACATCCGACGTGGGTCAGCACCAGATGTGGGCGGCGCAGTACTACCGTTTTGACGAGCCGCGCCGCTGGATCAATTCCGGTGGCCTGGGCACCATGGGCGTGGGCATTCCGTACGCCATGGGCATCAAGCTGGCCAAGCCGCAGTCCGAAGTGTTCTGTATCACCGGCGAAGGCTCGGTGCAGATGAACATCCAGGAACTGTCCACCTGCCTGCAGTACAACACGCCGATCAAGATCTGCTCGTTGAACAACCGCTACCTGGGCATGGTGCGCCAGTGGCAGGAGATCGAGTACTCCGGACGCTACAGCCACAGCTACATGGATGCGTTGCCCAACTTCGTGAAGCTGGCCGAGGCCTATGGCCACGTGGGCATGCTGATCGAGCGTCCTCAAGACGTGGAGCCCGCGCTGCGCGAAGCCCGCAAGCTCAAGGACCGCACGGTGTTCATGGACTTCCGTACCGACCCCACCGAGAACGTGTTCCCGATGGTGCAGGCCGGCAAGGGCATCACCGAAATGCTGCTGGGGTCGGAAGACCTTTAA
- a CDS encoding RNA polymerase sigma factor, translating to MATEQELSDFLKSVEKRAFKRSVYHVRNEEAALDIVQDSMLKLAEHYGDKPASELPMLFQRILSNCTLDWFRRQKTRNALFSSMSDFEGPGEDGTDFDLLEAYSGTEDGDKAESAEDLTRRAQIFQGIEEEIAELPPRQREAFLMRYWEEMDVAETAAAMGCSEGSVKTHCFRAIQTLSKALKAKGIEP from the coding sequence TTGGCAACCGAACAAGAACTCTCCGATTTCCTCAAAAGCGTAGAAAAGCGCGCATTCAAGCGCTCGGTCTACCACGTTCGCAACGAGGAAGCGGCGCTGGACATTGTGCAAGACAGCATGCTCAAGCTGGCAGAGCACTACGGCGACAAGCCGGCAAGCGAATTGCCCATGCTGTTCCAGCGGATTCTTTCCAACTGCACCCTGGACTGGTTCCGGCGCCAGAAGACGCGCAATGCACTGTTTTCGAGCATGAGCGACTTCGAGGGCCCAGGCGAAGATGGCACGGATTTTGATCTACTCGAAGCGTATTCAGGGACAGAGGACGGGGACAAGGCCGAAAGCGCGGAAGACCTGACCCGCCGCGCCCAGATATTCCAGGGCATTGAGGAAGAAATTGCCGAATTGCCGCCACGTCAACGGGAAGCGTTCCTGATGCGTTACTGGGAGGAAATGGACGTCGCAGAGACAGCCGCCGCCATGGGCTGCTCTGAAGGCAGTGTCAAAACCCACTGCTTTCGCGCCATACAAACCCTCAGCAAGGCACTGAAGGCCAAAGGAATCGAGCCATGA
- the ilvC gene encoding ketol-acid reductoisomerase, which translates to MKVFYDKDTDLSLIKGKTVAIIGYGSQGHAHAQNLNDSGVKVVVGLRKGGASWDKVGKAGLTVMEVNDAVKAADVVMILLPDEDIAAVYKNNVEPNIKQGASLAFAHGFNVHYNQVVPRADLDVWMVAPKAPGHTVRNTYTQGGGVPHLVAVHQDKSGKARDLALSYAAANGGGKAGIIETNFKEETETDLFGEQAVLCGGAVELIKMGYETLVEAGYAPEMAYFECLHELKLIVDLIYEGGIANMNYSISNNAEYGEYVTGPEVINEQSRAAMRNALKRIQNGDYAKMFIQEGRLNYPSMTARRRNTADHSIEKVGSQLRAMMPWIAKNKLVDQTRN; encoded by the coding sequence ATGAAAGTTTTCTACGACAAAGACACCGACCTGAGCCTGATCAAGGGCAAGACCGTGGCCATCATCGGCTACGGCTCGCAGGGCCATGCCCACGCACAAAACCTGAACGACAGCGGCGTGAAGGTTGTGGTCGGCCTGCGCAAGGGCGGTGCATCGTGGGACAAGGTTGGCAAGGCTGGCCTGACGGTGATGGAAGTCAACGACGCCGTGAAGGCCGCTGACGTGGTCATGATCCTGCTGCCCGATGAAGACATCGCAGCCGTGTACAAGAACAACGTCGAACCCAACATCAAGCAAGGCGCTTCGTTGGCGTTTGCTCACGGCTTCAACGTGCACTACAACCAGGTCGTGCCCCGCGCTGACCTGGACGTGTGGATGGTGGCCCCCAAGGCCCCTGGCCACACCGTGCGCAACACCTACACCCAAGGCGGCGGCGTGCCCCACCTGGTCGCTGTGCATCAAGACAAGTCCGGCAAGGCCCGTGACCTGGCCCTGAGCTACGCAGCTGCCAACGGCGGCGGCAAGGCTGGCATCATCGAGACCAACTTCAAGGAAGAAACCGAGACCGATCTGTTCGGCGAACAGGCCGTGCTGTGTGGCGGTGCCGTCGAGTTGATCAAGATGGGTTACGAAACCCTGGTCGAAGCTGGCTACGCTCCTGAAATGGCCTACTTCGAGTGCCTGCACGAGCTCAAGCTCATCGTGGACCTGATCTACGAAGGCGGCATTGCCAACATGAACTACTCGATCTCGAACAACGCCGAGTACGGCGAGTACGTGACCGGCCCTGAAGTGATCAACGAGCAGTCGCGCGCCGCCATGCGCAATGCCCTGAAGCGCATCCAGAACGGCGACTACGCCAAGATGTTCATCCAGGAAGGCCGCCTGAACTACCCATCGATGACGGCCCGCCGCCGCAACACGGCCGACCACAGCATCGAAAAGGTGGGCAGCCAGCTGCGCGCCATGATGCCCTGGATCGCCAAGAACAAGCTGGTCGACCAGACCCGCAACTGA
- the pssA gene encoding CDP-diacylglycerol--serine O-phosphatidyltransferase, translating into MHDGNESTENPGVMVRKRRKGIYILPNLFTLAALFGGFYSIVMAMNGRFDQAAVGVFCAMVLDSLDGRVARMTNTQSAFGEQMDSLSDMVSFGAAPALIAYEWSLQGLGRWGWIAAFVYCACAALRLARFNVNTGVVDKRYFQGLPSPAAAALVAGFIWLMTELGVRPGEDHWLTWSQVTWIMFAFTLYAGLTMVTNVPFYSFKDVQMKKSVPFAAIVLIALGIAVINIHPPVVLFGVFVFYGLSGYAVYAWRKAKGQHSSVISTSTDEPDERGLHK; encoded by the coding sequence ATGCATGACGGCAATGAGTCCACCGAGAACCCCGGTGTGATGGTGCGCAAAAGGCGCAAAGGCATCTACATCCTTCCCAACCTGTTCACGCTGGCGGCGCTGTTTGGCGGCTTTTATTCCATCGTTATGGCGATGAATGGCCGTTTCGATCAAGCGGCAGTGGGCGTCTTCTGCGCCATGGTGCTCGACAGCCTTGACGGCCGCGTGGCCCGCATGACTAACACCCAGAGTGCGTTTGGCGAGCAGATGGATTCGCTGTCGGACATGGTGTCTTTTGGCGCTGCGCCGGCACTTATTGCCTATGAGTGGTCGCTTCAGGGCCTGGGCCGCTGGGGCTGGATTGCCGCTTTTGTGTACTGTGCATGTGCAGCGCTTCGCTTGGCTCGCTTCAACGTGAACACTGGCGTGGTGGACAAGCGCTACTTTCAGGGGTTGCCTTCGCCGGCGGCCGCGGCTCTGGTGGCGGGGTTCATCTGGTTGATGACCGAGCTGGGCGTGCGTCCAGGCGAAGACCATTGGCTGACCTGGAGTCAGGTGACATGGATCATGTTTGCCTTCACGCTGTATGCGGGACTCACCATGGTGACCAATGTGCCGTTCTACAGCTTCAAGGACGTGCAAATGAAAAAGAGCGTGCCCTTTGCAGCCATCGTGCTCATAGCGCTAGGCATTGCCGTCATCAACATCCATCCCCCCGTCGTGCTGTTTGGCGTGTTTGTTTTTTATGGGCTGTCTGGTTACGCCGTGTATGCCTGGCGCAAGGCCAAGGGCCAGCACAGCAGCGTGATCAGCACCTCGACCGATGAGCCCGACGAGCGCGGGTTGCACAAGTGA
- the ilvN gene encoding acetolactate synthase small subunit: protein MKHIIAVLLENEPGALSRVVGLFSARGYNIESLTVAPTEDASLSRMTIQTTGSDDVIEQITKHLNRLIEVVKVVDLTEGAYTERELMMVKVRAVGKEREEMKRMADIFRGRIIDVTEKSYTIELTGDQSKNDAFLQAIDRTAILETVRTGASGIGRGERILRV, encoded by the coding sequence ATGAAACACATCATTGCTGTCTTGCTGGAAAACGAGCCTGGTGCTCTTTCCCGCGTCGTGGGCCTGTTCTCGGCCCGTGGCTACAACATCGAGTCGCTCACCGTGGCGCCCACCGAGGATGCATCGCTGTCGCGCATGACCATCCAGACCACAGGCTCCGACGATGTGATCGAACAGATCACCAAGCACCTGAACCGCCTCATTGAGGTCGTCAAGGTGGTCGATCTCACCGAAGGCGCCTACACCGAGCGCGAGCTCATGATGGTGAAGGTACGCGCGGTGGGCAAGGAGCGCGAGGAGATGAAGCGCATGGCCGACATCTTCCGTGGCCGCATCATCGACGTGACCGAGAAGAGCTACACCATCGAGCTGACGGGCGACCAGTCCAAGAACGACGCCTTCCTGCAGGCCATTGACCGCACCGCCATCCTCGAAACTGTCCGCACAGGCGCCAGCGGCATCGGCCGTGGCGAGCGCATTCTGCGCGTGTAA
- a CDS encoding DUF3619 family protein, with the protein MKNTAQTPSTQAEAAAERFALRVTARLSSGTEALPYDISERLRASRMQALAKRKVTVPVRRTAPAAVVVNAGSTATLGRGGEGGGWWNALVSAVPLLALVVGLVVINIAQDERAANDVAEVDAALLTDDLPPAAYSDPGFVQFLKTSAQSN; encoded by the coding sequence ATGAAGAACACTGCACAGACACCATCGACCCAAGCTGAAGCAGCCGCAGAGCGCTTCGCGCTGCGCGTCACGGCCCGACTGTCCAGCGGGACCGAGGCGCTGCCCTACGACATTTCTGAGCGACTGCGTGCCTCGCGCATGCAGGCCCTGGCCAAACGCAAGGTCACCGTGCCGGTGCGCCGTACGGCGCCGGCTGCCGTAGTGGTCAACGCAGGCAGCACCGCCACCCTGGGGCGTGGCGGCGAAGGCGGCGGCTGGTGGAATGCCCTGGTTTCGGCTGTTCCGCTGCTGGCCTTGGTGGTGGGCCTGGTGGTCATCAACATTGCCCAGGACGAACGCGCCGCCAATGACGTGGCCGAAGTCGATGCCGCGTTGCTGACCGACGACCTGCCACCTGCCGCCTACTCGGACCCAGGCTTCGTACAATTCCTCAAGACTTCCGCGCAGTCGAACTGA
- a CDS encoding DUF3106 domain-containing protein yields the protein MHPSPTEAPSTLPAFVLALALLGALTAGGWQAWVQMRMAPSTVLQAGAEAAVARPNNARADLSAVNMPPATESGPGWGTLNTAQKLALYPLAERWALISEAQKRRWLDLATNYPNLSEEEQRKFHDRITDWASLSAQQRNQARLNYAVTKRLAGDDKRAQWEAYQALSDEERKALASKAAPNPHGAAPALRPVSPKKLVQVPAATQASPDRPNAPKIPPVVDHSPRVAAPVPAPATVAAPASPAPAASTAGVETAPVAIPSAVPAALPPLGSSGAEGSSSPTPPPVTPDTSGLYPQ from the coding sequence ATGCACCCAAGCCCCACCGAAGCCCCCTCCACGCTGCCAGCCTTTGTGCTGGCATTGGCGCTTCTGGGCGCCCTCACCGCGGGTGGCTGGCAGGCATGGGTGCAGATGCGCATGGCTCCGAGCACCGTGCTGCAGGCGGGCGCCGAGGCTGCCGTGGCCCGCCCCAACAATGCCCGTGCGGACTTGTCTGCCGTCAACATGCCCCCCGCCACCGAATCGGGACCGGGCTGGGGCACGCTCAACACGGCACAAAAGCTGGCGCTGTATCCGCTGGCAGAACGGTGGGCACTGATCAGCGAAGCCCAAAAACGCCGCTGGCTCGATCTGGCCACCAATTACCCCAACCTTTCGGAAGAGGAACAGCGCAAGTTCCATGACCGCATCACCGACTGGGCGAGCCTGAGCGCCCAGCAACGCAACCAGGCGCGCCTGAACTACGCCGTCACCAAACGCCTGGCCGGCGATGACAAGCGGGCCCAGTGGGAGGCCTACCAGGCACTGTCGGACGAAGAACGCAAGGCCCTGGCCTCCAAGGCAGCCCCCAACCCGCATGGTGCCGCTCCCGCCCTGCGCCCGGTGTCTCCCAAGAAGCTGGTGCAGGTGCCAGCGGCCACCCAGGCCAGCCCGGATCGGCCGAACGCGCCCAAGATTCCACCGGTCGTAGACCATTCGCCCCGCGTTGCAGCGCCCGTACCTGCGCCAGCAACCGTTGCTGCCCCGGCATCCCCAGCGCCAGCGGCCTCCACAGCCGGGGTGGAAACGGCCCCCGTGGCGATCCCCAGCGCGGTGCCTGCTGCGCTCCCCCCTCTGGGTAGCAGCGGCGCGGAAGGCTCCAGCTCGCCAACGCCTCCCCCGGTGACCCCTGACACCTCCGGCCTGTATCCTCAGTAG
- a CDS encoding RDD family protein: MSVSPPPLTPQTAAPASFGTTLAGAPTPNLWRRMACWLYEGMLMFGVVFIAGYLFGTLSQTRNAMDNRHALQAFLFVVFGIYFTWFWAKGQTLAQKTWHIRVVGTAGQPISQPRALLRYVLSWLWFLPPLAAIAPFSLSGGESAVIVLGWVAVWALLSRFHPTRQFWHDALAGTRLVHYEIPKK, encoded by the coding sequence ATGTCCGTTTCTCCCCCTCCCCTCACGCCGCAAACGGCGGCCCCCGCCTCCTTCGGCACCACCCTCGCTGGCGCCCCCACGCCCAATCTGTGGCGGCGCATGGCTTGCTGGCTGTATGAAGGCATGCTCATGTTCGGTGTGGTCTTCATTGCGGGCTACCTGTTCGGCACATTGAGCCAGACCCGGAACGCGATGGACAACCGGCATGCGCTGCAGGCCTTTCTGTTCGTGGTGTTCGGCATTTATTTCACCTGGTTCTGGGCCAAAGGGCAGACCCTGGCGCAGAAAACCTGGCACATCCGCGTGGTCGGCACCGCCGGTCAACCCATCAGCCAGCCGCGTGCCTTGCTGCGCTATGTCTTGAGCTGGCTGTGGTTTTTGCCTCCTTTGGCGGCGATTGCACCGTTCTCCCTGTCGGGCGGTGAGTCTGCGGTGATCGTGCTGGGCTGGGTGGCCGTCTGGGCGCTGCTCAGCCGCTTCCACCCCACTCGGCAGTTCTGGCACGACGCATTGGCCGGCACGCGTCTGGTGCACTACGAAATCCCCAAAAAATAA
- a CDS encoding NAD+ synthase has protein sequence MTLSICTAQLNFVVGDMPGNAQKIIAAAREAYAQGARLLLTPELAICGYAAEDLFLRPAFIAACDDAVKTVARETAGLKGLAIVLGHPQAMAPGAQAFSVCFNAASVVRDGKIEQTYAKRELPNYQVFDERRYFVPGSKPCVFEVEGVKVGVLVCEDAWFATPARDTAAAGAQLLAVINASPFHLGKGSEREATMRARVVETGLPLVYAHLVGGQDEVVFEGRSFALAADGSVAARAPAFVEKLVYALVEPAQGAIKITAEVAPERTLEADLWDALVLGVRDYVGKNGFPGALLGLSGGIDSALVLAIAVDALGADKVRTVMMPSPYTADISWIDARDMATRMGVRYDEISIKPQFEAFKAALATEFAGLPEDTTEENLQARIRGTLLMALSNKFGAIVLTTGNKSEMSTGYCTLYGDMAGGFAVIKDVAKTRVFDLARWRNANDPYGTGATPIPERIITRPPSAELRPDQKDQDSLPPYEVLDAIVARYMENDEPIESIIASGFARADVERVTRLIKLNEYKRRQAPVGIRVTRRSFGKDWRYPITSKFRA, from the coding sequence ATGACGCTCTCCATTTGCACTGCGCAGCTCAACTTTGTTGTGGGCGACATGCCCGGCAACGCCCAAAAGATCATTGCGGCAGCCCGCGAAGCCTATGCCCAGGGGGCCCGCCTGTTGCTGACGCCGGAGCTGGCCATTTGCGGCTATGCGGCCGAAGACCTGTTCCTGCGCCCCGCCTTCATTGCGGCCTGTGATGATGCCGTGAAAACCGTGGCCCGCGAGACTGCGGGGTTGAAAGGCCTCGCCATCGTGCTGGGTCACCCGCAGGCCATGGCCCCTGGCGCGCAGGCCTTCAGCGTGTGCTTCAACGCCGCCAGCGTGGTGCGCGACGGCAAGATCGAGCAGACCTACGCCAAGCGCGAGCTGCCCAACTACCAGGTGTTTGACGAGCGGCGTTACTTCGTGCCGGGCAGCAAGCCCTGCGTGTTCGAGGTGGAGGGCGTGAAGGTGGGCGTGCTGGTGTGCGAAGACGCCTGGTTTGCCACCCCCGCGCGCGACACGGCAGCCGCCGGGGCGCAACTGCTGGCGGTCATTAATGCGTCGCCTTTCCACCTGGGCAAGGGCTCGGAGCGCGAGGCCACGATGCGCGCCCGTGTGGTCGAGACGGGCCTGCCGTTGGTCTACGCCCATCTGGTGGGCGGGCAGGATGAGGTGGTGTTTGAAGGCCGGTCGTTTGCGCTGGCGGCCGATGGCTCGGTGGCGGCGCGGGCGCCTGCTTTTGTGGAAAAACTGGTCTATGCGCTAGTGGAACCTGCCCAAGGTGCTATCAAAATTACAGCAGAGGTGGCTCCCGAGCGCACGCTGGAGGCCGATCTGTGGGATGCCCTGGTGCTGGGCGTGCGCGACTACGTGGGCAAGAACGGCTTCCCGGGCGCGTTGCTGGGGCTGTCGGGTGGCATCGACTCGGCGCTGGTGCTAGCGATTGCGGTAGACGCGCTCGGTGCCGACAAGGTCCGCACGGTGATGATGCCGTCGCCCTACACCGCCGACATCAGCTGGATCGACGCGCGCGACATGGCAACGCGCATGGGCGTGCGCTACGACGAGATCTCGATCAAGCCGCAGTTCGAGGCGTTCAAGGCTGCGCTGGCCACCGAGTTTGCTGGCTTGCCTGAAGACACCACCGAAGAAAACCTGCAGGCGCGCATCCGGGGCACGCTGCTGATGGCGCTGTCCAACAAGTTCGGTGCCATCGTGCTGACCACGGGCAACAAGAGCGAAATGTCCACCGGCTACTGCACCCTGTACGGCGACATGGCCGGCGGCTTTGCGGTGATCAAGGACGTGGCCAAGACCCGGGTGTTCGACCTGGCCCGCTGGCGCAATGCCAACGATCCTTATGGCACGGGTGCCACCCCCATTCCCGAGCGCATCATCACCCGCCCGCCCAGCGCTGAACTGCGGCCCGACCAGAAAGACCAGGACAGCCTGCCGCCGTACGAGGTGCTGGACGCCATCGTGGCCCGCTATATGGAGAACGATGAGCCCATCGAATCCATCATTGCCAGCGGCTTTGCGCGCGCCGATGTGGAGCGCGTGACACGGCTCATCAAGCTCAACGAGTACAAACGCCGCCAGGCTCCCGTAGGGATTCGCGTCACGCGCCGCAGCTTCGGCAAGGACTGGCGTTACCCTATCACCAGCAAATTCAGGGCGTGA
- a CDS encoding P-II family nitrogen regulator has product MKMITAVIKPFKLEEVREALAECGVTGLTVTEVKGFGRQKGHTELYRGAEYVVDFLPKVKVEVVVKSEDVDRCVDAIVNVARTGKIGDGKIFVTAVERTVRIRTGDLDDAAV; this is encoded by the coding sequence ATGAAAATGATCACCGCCGTCATCAAGCCCTTCAAGCTCGAAGAAGTCCGCGAAGCCCTGGCCGAATGCGGCGTGACCGGCCTCACGGTCACCGAAGTGAAGGGTTTTGGCCGCCAGAAGGGCCACACCGAGCTGTACCGTGGCGCGGAATACGTGGTGGACTTTCTGCCCAAGGTGAAAGTCGAGGTCGTCGTGAAGTCCGAGGATGTGGACCGCTGCGTGGACGCCATCGTGAACGTGGCGCGCACCGGCAAGATCGGTGACGGCAAGATTTTTGTGACCGCTGTGGAGCGCACGGTGCGTATCCGCACGGGCGATCTGGATGACGCGGCGGTCTGA
- a CDS encoding diacylglycerol kinase, translated as MQPSPPPSAAPANPQKARTGLNRIWHAAGYSLEGLRAGWNEKAFRQEAIGAMVLLPLSLWLGRSWVEVALLAGSVVIVMIVELLNTGIETAIDRIGPEWHDLSKRAKDMGSAAVLLALLLCIGIWAAALFQRFFHG; from the coding sequence ATGCAACCCTCTCCCCCCCCATCGGCGGCCCCTGCCAACCCCCAGAAGGCCCGCACGGGCCTCAACCGCATCTGGCATGCGGCAGGCTATTCCCTGGAAGGGCTGCGGGCCGGCTGGAACGAGAAAGCCTTCCGCCAGGAGGCCATCGGCGCCATGGTGCTGCTGCCCCTGTCGCTCTGGCTGGGCCGCAGCTGGGTCGAAGTGGCCCTGCTGGCGGGCTCCGTGGTCATCGTGATGATTGTGGAACTGCTCAACACTGGCATCGAAACCGCCATCGACCGCATCGGGCCCGAGTGGCATGACCTGTCCAAGCGTGCCAAGGACATGGGCAGTGCGGCAGTTTTGCTGGCTTTGCTGCTGTGCATCGGCATCTGGGCCGCCGCGTTATTTCAGAGGTTTTTCCATGGCTGA